From the genome of Nicotiana sylvestris chromosome 2, ASM39365v2, whole genome shotgun sequence, one region includes:
- the LOC138884228 gene encoding uncharacterized protein: protein MRSSRAQGNHEGHDIFQGCLAGLEDGSNQDAFFIFEQAAVLQKREFSKSQDDLARCEVELKKTLEDRDAVKALYAKKELEIHNFRAELTRVCQDRAVYIGKFSQKIDVEAQLWEELKIKEADALGLRRGMDDLASEKENLKEQLASFKFQLRGAKEESLARGLEIEELKIRSAAMLAKAKSDVMAIMASYRADAKATNAREREISSTTEVKLASALDHVRRQSRRMTLEEILARDFDLSADIEAEKALEEEATVLLTDEDDSASAFEDERDRDEAAEDGAPQDTTPEDATAKGVAPK, encoded by the exons ATGAGATCTTCTAGAGCGCAAGGAAACCATGAAGGGCATGACATCTTTCAAGGATGCCTCGCAGGGCTTGAAGACGGCTCCAACCAAGATgctttcttcatttttgaacAA GCTGCGGTACTCCAAAAAAGGGAATTTTCCAAGTCTCAAGATGATCTTGCTCGGTGCGAGGTCGAGCTTAAGAAGACTTTGGAGGATAGGGATGCCGTCAAAGCCTTATATGCTAAAAAAGAGTTGGAGATCCATAATTTTCGAGCTGAGTTGACGCGGGTGTGCCAAGATCGAGCCGTGTATATTGGGAAG TTCAGTCAGAAAATCGATGTGGAGGCGCAACTTTGGGAGGAGCTTAAGATAAAAGAAGCCGATGCCCTGGGGTTGAGGCGAGGTATGGATGATCTCGCTTCTGAGAAGGAAAATCTAAAAGAGCAGTTAGCTTCGTTTAAATTCCAACTTCGAGGCGCGAAGGAGGAGAGCCTAGCTCGGGGCCTTGAAATCGAGGAGCTCAAAATCAGATCTGCTGCTATGCTGGCTAAGGCTAAATCTGATGTTATGGCAATTATGGCTTCGTATCGAGCTGATGCCAAGGCAACTAATGCTCGGGAAAGGGAGATCTCTTCTACGACAGAGGTTAAATTAGCAAGTGCCCTCGACCATGTTAGACGACAATCCCGGAGGATGACCCTCGAGGAAATACTTGCCCGCGACTTCGACCTTTCGGCCGATATTGAAGCGGAGAAGGCTTTAGAGGAAGAGGCGACCGTTCTACTTACCGATGAGGATGATTCAGCCAGTGCCTTCGAGGATGAAAGAGATAGGGATGAAGCCGCCGAGGATGGGGCTCCCCAAGATACGACTCCTGAAGATGCAACTGCTAAGGGTGTGGCCCCGAAGTAG